In Vitis vinifera cultivar Pinot Noir 40024 chromosome 17, ASM3070453v1, one genomic interval encodes:
- the LOC109124313 gene encoding SNF1-related protein kinase regulatory subunit beta-2-like: protein MGQSPPHSPRATQSPLMFTPHIPFISLQKPDEMLVINHSLMQASSGYEDMCNEQGFPTAFTWTYSDKEIALEGSWDNWNTRKPLQRLGEKFTIMRVPLSGVYQYRFIVDGQWRILSLKT, encoded by the coding sequence ATGGGTCAATCTCCTCCTCATAGCCCTAGGGCTACCCAGTCACCCCTGATGTTCACTCCTCATATTCCATTCATTTCGCTACAAAAACCTGATGAGATGCTTGTCATAAACCATTCGTTGATGCAAGCTTCTTCAGGATATGAAGACATGTGCAACGAGCAAGGATTCCCGACTGCGTTTACATGGACCTATAGTGACAAGGAAATAGCTTTGGAGGGATCATGGGATAATTGGAATACAAGAAAACCCTTGCAGAGGTTAGGGGAAAAGTTCACCATTATGAGAGTGCCCCTCTCGGGTGTCTATCAGTATAGATTTATTGTTGAT